In Sesamum indicum cultivar Zhongzhi No. 13 linkage group LG8, S_indicum_v1.0, whole genome shotgun sequence, the sequence AAAACTACAATGCGAACCCCTGAATTTTGTGGTGAAAGTCCCATCATACAGATTGAATAAATGGATTCAAGCATTTTAGTTTCCTATCGGAAGATTTGATCAAATACCTGGCACACAATGTGaaagatcaaattaaattcaattttccttCTTGGAGTGAATCACAATCGATGAATGTAATCATCTAGTGTATCCATAGGTTCGGATACTTTAAGCAACAAACTTTCCACCGATGCAAGATTGAGAAACAATCTGCCTCTCCCATCCTTTATCCCTCCAAGACAAGAGCATATTAGCCTTTGCAGATGCACAACACAAGCAACTTATGCATACAAGTCTATGCCCCAAAACTTGGCAGGTTGATTGGTCCGATAATTGCGGTCttctgataaaataaaatccatgTCTTCTTTAGTAAGCTCGAAATCAAATACCAGAAAGTTCTCCTCCAATCTCTCGACTTTTGATGACTTCGGTATTATGACTGTATTCCGTTGGATACCCCAGCGAAGAACAATCTGAGCCACAGTCTTATTGTACTTCTTGGCAAGACCCTGATGCAAAACAAGCAGATTTAAAGTTCATTTTGCAGTGGATTCTTATTCAACTTCAATCTTTTACCAAATGAGAACAGTTATGATGGTAGAAATAGGTTAAAGTGATGCAAAAAACATACTTTAAGAACTGGATCATCCAAACATGACACTGAACCGAACCATTCTGTGTTGGCTGTGGCACCTCCAAGAGGAGTGTGGGCAGTAACACAGACACCGTGTTTCTGACAAAACTTAACAAGAGAATCTCGCTGGAAATAAGGATGTGTCTCGATCTGATTGACAGCAGGCTTCACTCTCGCATAGGCTAAGCAATCTCTGGTCAGAAATATGTCATAGTTGCTGCATATagaaattgattaaattgttAAGAGAAAAATCGGGCAAATACAAGTGCCAATAGTTTTTATCTGTTCTGGGAGAANNNNNNNNNNNNNNNNNNNNNNNNNNNNNNNNNNNNNNNNNNNNNNNNNNNNNNNNNNNNNNNNNNNNNNNNNNNNNNNNNNNNNNNNNNNNNNNNNNNNNNNNNNNNNNNNNNNNNNNNNNNNNNNNNNNNNNNNNNNNNNNNNNNNNNNNNNNNNNNNNNNNNNNNNNNNNNNNNNNNNNNNNNNNNNNNNNNNNNNNNNNNNNNNNNNNNNNNNNNNNNNNNNNNNNNNNNTGTGGTGAAAGTCCCATCATACAGATTGAATAAATGGATTAAAGCATTTTAGTTTCCTACCGGAAGATTTGATCAAATACCTGGCACACAATGTGaaagatcaaattaaattcaattttccttCATGGAGTGATTCACAATCTCCATGATTCACAATCGATGAACGTAATCACCAAATGTATCTATAGGTTCAGATTCTTTAAACAACAAACTTTGCAAGATTGAGAGACAATCCGCCTCTCCCATGTTTTATCCCTACAAGATAAGAGCAGATTAGCCTTTGCAGATTCGATGCACAAGCAACTTATGCATACAAGTCTATGCCCCAAAACTTGGCAGGTTGATTGGTCCGATAATTGCGGTCAATAGTTCTGATAAAATCCATGTCTTCTTTAGTAAGCTCGAAATCAAATACCAGAAAGTTCTCCTCCAATCTCTCGACTTTTGATGACTTCGGTATTATGACTGTATTCCGTTGGATACCCCAGCGAAGAACAATCTGAGCCACAGTCTTATTGTACTTCTTGGCAAGACCCTGATGCAAAACAAGCAGATTTAAAGTTCATTTTGCAGTGGATTCTTATTCAACTTCAATCTTTTACCAAATGAGAACAGTTATGATGGTAGAAATAGGTTAAAGTGATGCAAAAAACATACTTTAAGAACTGGATCATCCAAACATGACACTGAACCGAACCATTCTGTGTTGGCTGTGGCACCTCCAAGAGGAGTGTGGGCAGTAACACAGACACCGTGTTTCTGACAAAACTTAACAAGAGAATCTCGCTGGAAATAAGGATGTGTCTCGATCTGATTGACAGCAGGCTTCACTCTCGCATAGGCTAAGCAATCTCTGGTCAGAAATATGTCATAGTTGCTGCATATagaaattgattaaattgttAAGAGAAAAATCGGGCAAATACAAGTGCCAATAGTTTTTATCTGTTCTGGGAGAAGACTGAAAAACGGAGGAAGGGAGCAGCTATCACCTATTTAAAGCTTTGCTGAGAAAAGCAAGAATGTTTAACCATGGAGGCAAGGACTAGATAGTACTTAATCCAAGTATTTGAGAACTCGTGTGACCTAAAAATGGCCACCTGCAGCTTCTGAGGACTAGatagtttctttttccttgttgATCATCAACGTGGAGTGTGTTTTCAATAGCATTGTTATTAGCAATCATTTTGCTCCTAGCtagttttcaaatttgaacttatttatattattatccaCATTCGAAGTACAATAGAATTGTGCAGTTCATCATATGTTAGTTATTCAGAAGCAAAATACAttgagaaaagaagagaaaataaattaatgaagaaAGAGAAGCTTCGGGTCACCTGATCCCTATGCTTCGCACTAAGCCCATGGAAACTAGATCTTCCATTGCGTGCCATGTGGTCTCCAATGATACAGTAGTGTCAATGTCCAAAACACCATCCTCTCCCAAAGCACTTGCAGTTGTACCAACTCCTGCAAGAATGTCAATATCAGAGAAAACAGAACTTTCCAACATCAACACACAGGGGCATTAACACGAGAACAAAATCGTTCTTATTGTtgacaggaaaaagaaaagaaaaacaaataactcTGAGGTCCCCCATTAAGAATAGATTACAAAACACAATGATACGGAAAGCATCAAACATATGTGATAGCAGCAGCAAGTACATCTCTCCAACTACCACCATGTTTTCCATGTTTGGACTTGTGCTGAAATTGGCagtccctttttttttttacctctAAGATCTACAATGTACAGTCACGCTGGCACTCACCAGAAGACCGTACACTGATTGACCTTCCCTCTTTCCTATCATTCAGCCATAAGACCAGCTTATGTAATGTTAAAGCTAAGCTGAGAATATCACTCAGAATATGATAAGTACATGATCTCCAATGCAGGAACGTACCTGTGTGTCTTGTGGCAACAGGGAAGTGAACTAGGTATAAGTCTAGATAATCCAGGCGTAGTTTCTTTAGACTGTCTTTGCAGGCCTCAGCTACATGCCCGTGGTCTGAATTCCACAGCTGCAATTGGAGGAATAAATCTTAGTGCCTTTACAATGTGATAAATAATCTTCACCTAAGCACAAGAATTAGGAATATGACATTTTTAGAATGTGAGAATGTCTATAACTAGCCTTTGTTGTTATGAAGAGATCCTCCCTCTTGACAAGTCCTGCCTGAAACACTTCAGCAAGCGCCTCCCCAACTTCTTCTTCATTCTTGTAGTCAGCTGCAAAGGGCAACCGTGCCAGTCCATCAAGTTTATTGATCCCAATCACACGATCAAAGAAAGATTTGTAGAAGTCTCGGAGAAACGAACTAAATCTACCAGTGATGAGGATGCACAGTTTTAACTGactttctaatttatttaagtaatgCTACATTTCGTTTTTCAAAGTCCTCAGAACATTTGGGGGAAAAAAAGCAGATGCTAATTTCAAAGGCACCTATAATACTGCAACACATTCGCAGTTTGCTTgagaacaaaaatttatacgtAAAGGTGACTTTTCCAATAGCAGAAGTCTAGATAAACATTCAACAAAAAggatataaaaagaaattaaaaacagaATCTCCAGTAGCATAAGTATTACTCAACGAACTTAAAAGAACAATCGAgcgagagagaaagagagtggGGGAGCGAGAGAGAGTACCGGCGCAATCAAAGTGACGGTAACCGATTTTGATAGCGTTGagtataagaatttttatatctttgcCTTCCATCCGCCAAACGCCCAGCCCAATCATCGGCATTTTGAAGCCGCTGTTCAGCGTAATCGCCATCTTTTCAATGAATGAGCTTATGTCTCtctttgtttctctctctaactTCTTCAATGGATGAGGGGCTTCAGGTTTTAGTTTGCAATAAATACCAGCACTCCTCTGCGTAGATCGGAACCTTGAAATGGATATTTTTCTATCTCCACGTCGAGCAACGACGTCGTTGGCATCTCTTCCGCATATTTCGTCTTTTCATCAAATAACTTCAGGcataattacactctcatcCACTGATATTTTGGGTAATTATAGGTAGATCCCTTATAGTTTAggaaattacatcaaacactTCTGAAGTGtgtttctaaaataattttctccgttattcaaaatttatcaaatttgttgatattaacgaAAAAAGTGAGTGTAAATTGATATCTatcatcgattgacttattactaacttattgcaggccaattttttttttactaaaatatccttataactataaaaatatattttatcacatGCGTTAACGGGTGAAGACGCGTGAGTGTAATTTGGTCATAGGCATacttatttgacctacaataaattaatcgaatgtaaatatagatttttttgttaatttcagCAATTCGGtcaattttttactaatagaggaatttatttattagatgaaaataaatctcaaGATTGCAAAATGTAATGTTTAGAACCATATGGagtctacatgtaattataccaaactttaagggagagaaatataattatctctaattccaatgtagtaaattattttcttggacTCAATGTTTATTACTTATCAACAAGTTTTGAGGCTTAATTTTCTAAGGCTGTATTTGAATTActgaattttgatttgaatagagaatttaaaaaaataatttagtttaaaattatttctattcataaaaaaataatttgaaattataatgaaatgacgtaatttttttaaaatttacaattattcaaatatagttaaattgaatttaaatacaacttatatttgaattttagtatGCAAATAACTCTAATTTTGTACAACTGTAATAGTTAAATACGACTCAAACCagcatttttcaatttttagtagTTTCTTGGTTATGTATAATACTTTGTCTTTACTATACAATAATGTAacatcaaatttcatgttTCTTCCCTCCCCCCTTCtcttttgaaaaagaaataattatattatttatattttaaataaataataaatacatttggtTGTGCCACACACActagtttattattatgggAGAGGAGTTTCTTGACGTGCTCCCCTATTATTGGTAtgctattttattctttaatatttaattttatttttttatttatcacgcaactttttaattttctacttttgtgattttttgtaCGTGGAAAAACTGGACTCactttaaatttcaaaatactttattttttaagataatatatatttaaatttataaaaataatatttattttttgtgcacACATCAAATGTGTCCTTATTGCTAAGTATAAATATAGCGTTACGTGgtgatttattgtaaaaattgaaaaccaaCGATAAGGAGCCCAAAGCCGTATTCAtgtgttcaaattttatgtcCACATTATTATGAGCTGGGCCCATTAGCCCATTCACTCTAATTGTCAAGCAGGCACTAACGCCTCTCAAATCTGAAATCCGGCACCATCGTGTGTAGCAAGTAGCAGTATCGCGAAAACCCTGTCCTAACCCAACGTCATTTTTGTGGGTTGGTGCCCGCCCGCGATATATTGTAACGGTTTCTAAAGCCCTGCCCTAAACCCGACCTTACGCTTTTGGGTCGGTGTCAGCTCTTCTCTGTTTTACTTCGAAATTGCAGAGCGCGGGCGGATTCCAGCCTCTAGGGTTTTAAAAAGTTTCAGTTACTCTCTCACTCTTTCGTACTCCTCCTGTACGGTGAATTCAAGTGTATGCAATGGCGACACCAGCAACTACAAACGCCACCGATCAATCTTCCAACTCTACAAAAATAGTCGACGCTTCCCTCTGGTGGGAACCTTTTAATGCCTTTCTTACCGAACTTGAGAGCGCCTCCGGCTCCTCCGACCTCCCCCAGTCTCTGGTAAGAATTCTGAAACAAAACGAATAAAAAACCTACTtctcaaatcatgtctctgaGTATCTAAAAACTGCAAGTATTGTGTGACTGcatgaatttatttctataataataGCATTCGAGTCGTAAGTGAAATCGCGTCTTCATGTATTGTTAATGGTGAAAATCTTGATGAGTCGTGTGACTAAATCAATTTACTTCAGGAGAAGAAGTTGAAAGATAATCACGCTTGGTTTCTGGACACCATCTTGCAATTCAAGTCGCCAAATCAGAGATCAAGGGAAGCACTGGATTCACCCAGAGTCAAGATAGGTCCACACGAGTTGAATGTACAGCCTGAATTGAAAGATGCAGCGCTCAAGATTAGTTCCATCATGGTAAATGTTGACATTCTCTATCAGTTGGTTTACTGTTTTGACTTCCACATAACTCAAAGTGCTGCTTGAATTAGTTGATACTGTTTTCATTTCCTCAGACAGTGAAATAACTTGCATACATGCCAGTGTTTAGATGAGGTGCAGTCTTATATCCTTGTAAAAAGATCAGTGGAACGAAATGATGCAGCAGCTAGTGATATACATCCGGATATTCTAAATTTGGTCAGTCTGATCTTCTTCTCTTATCTATGATTCATCTTAGTAGTTTCAACTTACAAGACTACTAGTGTAACAGCATCCGAGTCCCATATTGTTACTACCTTTCTGGAATAGTGGTCACATTCTCTCATAACCAATATATGCCATTCATGAGGAAATGGTTTTTTACTAAAAGAACGCTTATATAGACTGCTAAGTACTTCCTGTACTAGATTTGCTTGTGAAAGAAAATCTGGGAAGCATGTAATGCTCACATATAAAATGCCTCCTTTCTAACGTCTGACTGTTATGGAGCAAACAAATTGGCTGCAGAACCTCACTGGCAAGGTATTTTGTTGCCAGCTTCACCGAAGGAAGGTATATCAAGGTGGCTATAGCAGGCTACCTTTGCTGGACATGCAAAACAGAGGGAAAAATTTGTTCATGTGTTTTCATGTCCGAGTTTATCTAACTTTACATCTTACTCTGATTTTTACAACtctttgattaatatatatttccatCTTTTGGTAAAGCATTAGTTTGGTGATAATTAACTGAGATTAGCTA encodes:
- the LOC110012414 gene encoding NADP-dependent D-sorbitol-6-phosphate dehydrogenase-like, whose protein sequence is SISICSNYDIFLTRDCLAYARVKPAVNQIETHPYFQRDSLVKFCQKHGVCVTAHTPLGGATANTEWFGSVSCLDDPVLKGLAKKYNKTVAQIVLRWGIQRNTVIIPKSSKVERLEENFLVFDFELTKEDMDFIRTIDRKYRTNQPAKFWGIDLYA
- the LOC105169748 gene encoding NADP-dependent D-sorbitol-6-phosphate dehydrogenase; this encodes MAITLNSGFKMPMIGLGVWRMEGKDIKILILNAIKIGYRHFDCAADYKNEEEVGEALAEVFQAGLVKREDLFITTKLWNSDHGHVAEACKDSLKKLRLDYLDLYLVHFPVATRHTGVGTTASALGEDGVLDIDTTVSLETTWHAMEDLVSMGLVRSIGISNYDIFLTRDCLAYARVKPAVNQIETHPYFQRDSLVKFCQKHGVCVTAHTPLGGATANTEWFGSVSCLDDPVLKGLAKKYNKTVAQIVLRWGIQRNTVIIPKSSKVERLEENFLVFDFELTKEDMDFIRTIDRNYRTNQPAKFWGIDLYA